The nucleotide sequence gattatttagtaagttgaaAAACTTTCATGTCATTGTAAGGTTCAACGGAGGTGtccataatgataaacagaGTCCAGTGAATCGAGCACTGGCATTTGACAATGGtttaataagtgatttattGTGATAGCTCACCACAGTGGAAGAGCTTTAGTCACCCTGAATGATAAACTAGATATATGATAACGACAATCTCGTCTTTTGAGCCATCAGCAGCTCATTTAACTGTCTTCACTTTTAAGTTATTACAATGGGTACGTTGGAGAGTAATTGGGTGGCTATTAGATATGGTGTTGTTGTACGAATTGACACTAAACGGTCAGGCTTTAgtcattcaatttcttgaaatCACTTTCGATCACGCGATGGCTGGGTTCTGATgaacttttgtttgtcaatgaccTGTGATCTTACATATAAAAGAATCCGTTTGATCACATATAAAGATGGTGGAGGTTATGATAAATCCATCGTCTGATGAGggaaaacaataccattaaatAGATCCTAGGTCGATGACCCTATGTTAGAAACGTTGGATGAGTTGTCCTTTGACATACAATACACTGATGTGATAAGTGTGACAATGCTATTGTTTATATCCCttctattgaaatgaatactgttaatcaatggagacccagttaaacaatgactctttgtcttggatttcaaacaatggttaaacataacCGCTAACGCGGGAAATCGCCAAATATGACCGCTAACGCGCGAAATCGCTAAATATGGCCGCTAATGCGGGAAACCGTCAAAGATGGCCGCGAGAGTCCCCTGGCCGTTAACGCGGGAAATCGCCAAAGATGGCCGCTAACGCGGGAAACCGCCAAAGATGGCCGCTAACGCGGGAAACCGCCAAAGATGGCCGCGAGAGTCCCCTTTTTACCCTACTTACATGTCACAGTTTTATTTCTGCAAGTCACGGTTGTAGGTCTGCAAACTACCGGTCACAGTTTTAAGTCTACATATGCGATGGTACGTCTATATGTCACGGCTGTAGGTCTACAAGTCAGGGTtgtaggtctaaatgtcacaGTTGTAGGTCTACATGTCACGGCTGTAGATTTACATGTCACGGCGGTAGATTAACATGTCACAGTCGTATATCTACATGTCACGGCTGTAGATCTACATGTCACGGCTGTAGATTTACATGTCACAGTTGTAGGTCTACATGTCACGGTTGTAGGTATGCATGTCACGGTTGTGGGTATGCATGTCACGGTTGTAGGTCTGCATATAACGGTTGTAGGTCTGCATGTCACGACTGTAGATTTACATGTCACAGTTGTTGGTCTACATGTCACGACTGTAGGTCTGCATGTCACGGTTGTAGGTCTGCATGTAACGGTTGTAGGTCTGCATGTCACGGTTGTTGGTCTACATGTCACAGTTGTAGGTCTACATGTCACGGTTTTAGGTCTACATGTCAGGGTTGTAGGTCTGCATGTCACGACTGTAGGTCTACATGTCACGGTTGTAGGTCTGCATGTAACGGTTGTAGGTCTGCATGTCACGGTTGTTGGTCTACATGTCACAGTTGTAGGTCTACATGTCACGGTTTTAGGTCTACATGTCACAGTTGTAGGTCTACCAGTCACAGTTGTAGGTCTATATGTCACGGTTGTAGGTCTGCATGTCACGGTTGTAGGTCTACATGTCACGGTTGTAGGTCTGCATGTAACGGTTGTAGGTATGCATGTCACGGTTGTAGGTCTGCATGAAACGGTTGTAGGTCTGCATGTAACGGTTGTAGGTCTACATGTCACGGTtgtaggtctaaatgtcacgGTTGTAGGTCTGCAAGTCACGGTTGTAGGTCTACATGTCACGGTGGTAGGTCTACATGTCACGGTTGTAAGTCTACATGCTACGGTTGTAAGTCTAAATGTCACGGTTTTAGGTCTACATGTCACGTTTATAGGTCTACATGTCACGGTGGTAGGTCTACATGTAACGGTGGTATGTCTACATGTAACGGTTGTATGTCAATATGTGACGGTTTTAGGTCTATATGTCACGGTTGTTAGTCAACATGTCACTGTTGTAGGTCTACATGTCAGGATTTTAGATCTACATGTCACAGTTGTAGTTCTACATGTCACGGTTATAGGTCTACATGTCACGGTTCTAAGTCTTCATGTCACGGTGGTAGGTCTACATGTCACGGTTGTAGTTCTACATGTCACGGTTGTATGTCTACAAGTCACGGTTGTAGGTCTGCAAATCACGGTTGTAGGTCAACTGTCACGGTTGTAGGACAAGATGTCACGGTTGTTTGTCTGAATGTCAAGGTTGAAGGTTTAGATGTGGCGGTTATAGGTCTACATGATTGTTTGTCTGTTATTGGTCTCCATGTCACGGTTATTGGATTACATTTCATGGTTATTGGTCTACATGTCACGGTTATTGGACTACATGTCACGGTTATTGGGCTACATTTCATGGTTATTGGTCTACATGTCACGGTTATTGGACTACATTTCATGGTTATTGGACTACATGTCATGATTATTGGACTATATTTCATGGATATTGGTCTACATGTCGAGGTTATTGGGCTACATGTCACGGGTGTAGGGCTACATTTCACGCTCATTGGACTAAAAGTCACGGTTCTAAGTCTGTATTTCACGGTTATAGGTCTACCTGTCACGGTTAAAGGACTACATGTCACTGTTAGTGTCCTTCATGTCACGGATATTAGGCAACATGTCACGGTTATTGGGCTACATGTCACGGTTATTGGACTATATATCACGGTTATTTGACTACATGTCACGGATATTATGCGACATGTCACGGTCTTTGGGCAACATGTCACGGTTATTGGACTACATGTCACGGATATTATGCTACATGTCACGGTATTTGGGCTACATGTCACGGTTATATGGCTACATGTCACGGTTATTATGCTACATGTCACGGTTATTATGCTACATGTCACGGTTTTTATGTAATATGTCACGTTCTTGGGGCTACATGTCGCAGTTATTTGGCTTCATGTCAGTCACGGTTATTATGATTCATGTCACGGTTATATGGCTACATTTCACGGTTATATGGCTACATGTCACGGTTATTGGGTTACAAGTCACGGTTTTGGGGCTTCATATCACGGTTATTGGGCTACATGTCACAGTTATTATGCTTCATGTCACGGTAAATGGACTATATATCACGGTTATTGGACTACATGTCACGGTTATTATGCTACATGTCACGGTCTTGGGGCTACATGTCACGGTTAAATGGCTACATGTTACGGTTATATGGCTACGTGTCACGGTTATTAGGCTACATGTCACGGTTATTATGCTACATGTCATGGTCTTGGGGCTACATGTCACGGTTATATGGCTACATGTCACGGTTATATGGCTACATGTCACAGTTATTGGGCTACATGTCACGGTTATTATGCTACATGTCACGGTCTTGGGGCTACATGTCACGGTTATTATGCTACATGTCACCGTTATTATGCTACATGTCACAGTGTTGGGGCTACATGTCACGGTTATATGGCTACATGTCATGGTTATTGGAATACATGTCACGGTTATTGGACTACATGTCACGGTTATATGGCTACATGGCACAGTTATTGGGCTACATGTCACGGTTATTATGCTACATGTCACGGTCTTGGGGCTACATGTCACGGTTATTATGCTACATGTCACCGTTATTATGCTACATGTCACAGTGTTGGGGCTACATGTCACGGTTATATGGCTACATGTCATGGTTATTGGAATACATGTCACGGTTATTGGACTACATGTCACGGTTATTATGCTACATGTCACGGTCTTGGGGCTACATGTCACGGTTATATGGCTACATGTCACGGTTATATGGCTACATGTCACGGTTATATGGCTACATGTCACAGTTATTGGGCTACATGGCACGGTTATTATGCTACATGTCACGGTCTTAGGGCTACATGTCACGGTCATTGGGCTACATGTCACCGTTATTATGCTACATGTCACAGTGTTGGGGCTACATGTCACGGTTGTTTGGGCTACATGTCACGGTTATATGGCTACATGTCATGGTTGTTGGAATGCATGTCACGGTTGTTGGGCTACATGGCACGGTTGTTGGGCTTCATGGCAAGGTTATTGGACTACAAGTCACGGTTATTGGGCTACAAGTCACGGTTGTTGAACTACATGTCACGGTTATTGGGCTACATGTCACAGTTATTGGGCTACATGTCACGGTAATTAggcaaaataatgcatttccataaacataaaatgcgatttcataattttttaataaacccTATACTGCCTGGTACAAAATTATGCAAATGGCATATGATGCTGAAGCGTAGGAAAGGTACAATACCTCATCTTTAAACGAACAATGTTTTTTACATAAGAGtgttattaaacaattatataatatgacaCAGGTTGTATTTGCCTTAATGATATTAACTGCAATTTGATGGAGcaattgtttttttgcttttttaacaacttaaaacattaaaactgcaTGGACAATCCCAGTTTTTAAACGGTTTATGATAACCCTGCTATTAATAATAAGCACACGATGAAAGGCTGAACGTTTACCACTGCGTTCACCAGACAACTTAAAATATTATGCTTGAAAAGCATACGCAAATGTTTTACAATCCTGAAGTTTACATATCAGCCATTTGATTAGTCCAGAATCATTTAATGCACACATCGATCAAAAGAAGAAGGTGTTATGGTGACTTTAAACCtcgaaatgaaaaaaaaccttCATATTTCTTTTACGTATGAAAgataattgtttgaatataacAAAGCGCCATACTGCAagatttttgttgtaaatatgtTCAGAAAGTAAACTTGATTTACTTACATTATTCGCCGGCGCAATTTGATTATTTCTAATACACCGGCATTGAATGTatcatttcatattattttaattttggacaaaaaaaaatctattttagatctcatacatttcacataatgaaaaaatgattaaaagcTTTAGTTTGTCAAACACATGTCTAATTATCGCAAGTGGCAAAAGAAGGTCAGATATGAAAGGGAATAGTGGGTAAAGGAGGTTAGAGACGAAAAGAAAGAGCGGTTAAAGGAGGTCAGATATGAAAGGGAATAGTGGGTAAAGGAGGTTAGAGACGAAAAGAAAGAGCGGTTAAAGGAGGTCAGAGATGAAAGGGAATAGTGGGTAAAGGAGGTTAGAGACGAAAAGAAAGAGTCGGTAAAGGAGGTCAGAGATTCAAGGGAATAGTGGTAAAGGAGGTCAAAGATGAAAAGAAAGAGTCGGTTAAGGAGGTCAGAGATGAAAGGGAATAGTGGGTAAAGGAGGTCAGAGATGAAAGGGAATAGTGGGTAAAGGAGGTTAGAGACGAAAAGAAAGAGTCGGTAAAGGAGGTCAGAGATTCAAGGGAATAGTGGTAAAGGAGGTCAAAGATGAAAAGAAAGAGTCGGTAAAGGAGGTCAGAGATGAAAGGGAATAGTGGGTAAAGGAGGTCAAAGATGAAAAGAAAGAGTCGGTAAAGGAGGTCAGAGATGAAAGGGAATAGTGGGTAAAGGAGGtcaaagatgaaaataaaaagtcggTAAAGGAGGTCAGAGATGAAAGGGAATAGTGGGTAAAGGAGGTCAGAGATGAAAGGGAATAGTGGTAAAGGAGGTCAAAGATGAAAAGAAAGAGTCGGTTAAGGAGGTCAGAGATGAAAGGGAATAGTGGGTAAAGGAGGTCAGAGATGAAAGGGAATAGTGGGTAAAGGAGGTTAGAGACGAAAAGAAAGAGTCGGTAAAGGAGGTCAGAGATTCAAGGGAATAGTGGTAAAGGAGGTCAAAGATGAAAAGAAAGAGTCGGTAAAGGAGGTCAGAGATGAAAGGGAATAGTGGGTAAAGGAGGTCAGAGATGAAAGGGAATAGTGGGTAAAGGAGGTCAGAGATGAAAGGGAATAGTGGGTAAAGGAGGTCAGAGATGAAAAGAAAGAGTCGGTAAAGGAGGTTAGCGACGAACTTGAAGAAATagtcggtaataaaacaaatcgtCCGAATGCATGCCAAGAAATCTTATCCAATTTTcgattaagaaggaaacccATGTTTTCAGGGGCTATGCCTGCATATACCTGGCATATTTAATATTCCAGTGAATGGTTTTGTGATTTTCCAGGCAActtttatcagttatctgctAATAGCTAAATCATCAAaatttaatggccattacgCCCAATATGAATTGGATGGGAGAAATGACTTTGGTCAGTTTTTGGAATAGAGCATGATTCTCAGGTTTTACGCTTCATctcaatttttatatttccatactTGTCAAGCATAACACAAAAATTTCAATAATGGTTTATTACTGAATATAGACATGATTTTCTGAACTATAATTAACTAAGTATTAAATCTTTGATGTAGTTTAAAAATCTCATTGACAACGGAGTTTAACTCTCTAAACTAGGCATTTgagttatgtttaaagattgaaaacatcaagtacagATATATCTTTCTATATTTCTTAACTCCGCAACAtctaaatgtattgaaatagtGCCTTTAGCTTAGATTGTGTCGATTAATTTATCAAATGCATTACTGTATTGTTGTATAAGGGGCTATTAGGATATGGCCGGTGTAAGGATGTATTTAACCCCTAATAGAATTACGACCCAGTCATTATTCTTTAGAAAAAATGGCCCATGGGTCACATTTTATCGACTACTTggttggttgtccggttagcgcactggTAAGCGcgctcgcttctcaccaagacgaccccaggttcgattcccgtcgtgggcgcatgtgagtttggtataGGACCGGACGTTTGTTTTATCACCGCGTTCTCCGATTTCCACCACTAAacaagatcacactctcgcGTTAAATCGTTCAAAAAAGAGCAAtagatgtattgtttttttttcacagtcgttgtaaaatacatgtatacatgtttaaacttatatttgaCTCATGTGCACGACATAAAATTATATCGGGGAGTCTTTTTTCGGTGGATGTCGAAAATCTTCGgaaaaaaggttgtttttaCTACGTGCCTTCATcattataagtaaataaatgaagGGCCTTCGCATTGACACACAAACGTAGTCCCTTCATCCACAACGTCATAGTTGATTATCGGGAGATTATCAGCAGTACAAGTAGTAATTGGATAGTTAGTAGTTGGAGTCATAGCTGAAGCTGTAGAAGTGGCAGAAACGACAGTATAAGCAGCAGCGTCAGTGGTTTCAGGGGAAGCATATCGGTGGTATTGGTGGTTGCGGTGCTGGTGGCAGCGGTGGTGTTGTGGCGGTGGTGATGACAGTAGTGGTAGTATGAACTGCAAAAACTGCAGCATTACCAGCTGTATTACTAAGACTTGAAGCGCACGCATTAAATAACCAAACATTTTCacctaaaatatatgtttaaacttcaaTAGAACATAGTCAGTTCTGTTCGgagttatatacttttttacagaCACAATCCTAATTACGTTATACGTTTCGACATACATTTCgtgattatgaaatattatttcgtaAACATGAAATCACATTTCCTAATAACGAAACATCATTTcgtaaacatgaatattttgtaattacAAATTGTTATTTCGTCTTTACGAAAtgatatttcgtaaaaacaaaatgatttggtcaatactaaaatatttttgtaaatacgaaataatatttttgttggttTGTATTATATTTCGTTAATGTTGGATCCATTGATATTATTGTATTGCCTTTTATTTCAGACAATGGTCACACCTTTGTCCAACAAGTTCCTTGGCTGGGGGGAGCTGGAAAACAGCATAATGTATTGTTTAGCTGGTCTTGAGGTaagatataaattattaatcatAAGTAGGTACTGAAGAAAGAAATATTAGAACTACAGAGATTTAAGTAAATTaggatttaaaatataatttgtaaaacacTTCGTTTTTgcaaaagaaattaattttcaaaatgtgtgaaatagtatatatgtatacatgtacaactatacattttgtttacaccTGCTCTGGAATGTTACATATTGATCACTATATCAACAATAGTTGATATAATATAACTTTGGTTTTCCATCCTGTCACAAAAACTTTTCTTCAATTCAACCTATCAAGCATAAACAGCGTTAATTCTATTTTCCCTTATGGCAAATTATTAATATccatttattttcttgttgCATACAAGCGCAAGGTAGCTTTTTGGTGCAAGCACAAACAAAGTAGCTTTTAATTTGACATATCTGAATGTATTGCACAAAATGACCATTGGTTTGGCACATTTTGGTTGTCATATATTCAAAACTTTGTTGTGCACAATTTTATggaaatttatgaaaaatgccattctagatttaaaattgttttctaattTTACATAATACACTGTTCTGATGTTGTATGTATCTTATCTGTATAACTTGACATTTTGatttcacttaaaacaaatgcatttgttttcaatgacaATGTACCTTGTGGGtatcaacaaataaaattattttttttatcagtgtttttaaaattcaatgaaaGCACTGAATTCTCTACAATTTCAGGTCATAATTGTGTTTGGTCTGGTCACATGGCTCAGCAGGCGAGTGCAGGACCGCAGTTTGATTCTGTGCGGGACAATTGTACTCACAGTAGCAAATTCTTGGATGATTTATGTGATACCTGTCGCAGGAGAATGTACGTATATTAAGTTccatatttataacaaatgcTACAAACATACATTGCATTCCATATTTATTGGAGATTGTATGAACGAATGTACATAATATTATGAATGTATAAGAACTGGTTCGAACATAAATTAAATTccatattttttagaaatggtATTAACGGATATACAttgattttcatattaattagAAGTGATTTGAACATATATACATAGCAGTCCAGATTTATAAGAAGTGGTATGAATTACATCAGTCCCTGTTCGAATGAAACTGTTTAAGATATAtgataaggccaaataaaaaaataggtctgtttcaggttacccgaccgaccctattttttcccgccaaccctaacctatttttccctgaaaaaatatgatttgggtacgaaaagcatttgttacgaaatgtatgtacgtaaagttgacaatattagagttggatttctgaatgtatttaccgtacttcaccttagaaggacaccttaaaataattaatttttcgctctacgaattcatagaaaataaccatttttacattttatttacatgtatggtaaacctgccttttttcttcatgtctgcattgtaccacttattaatttatccgtagttatcaatggttattacgcctataagtcaCTGTAGCTCCTTCATCAAGATagttaaaatcccattcaacaccattttatacatgcattgaaatgaataaacaccttttatcggcttcagatcaaacagtcacattgtgtgacgtcacataactcagttatacccacgaggatctcatggagagcatggatattgttatgcaggattaatgtgtctgggtttttttattgtaacttaagtattacatttataactttaatttatcacatttaatagttacctgtatcattgaatgtgttgactttattgttttcatgccaagaaatcctatccaattttcgattaagaaggaaacccctgtatgccagcatatacctggattttagcagcatatgcattatgttccattcagtggttttgtgctaagggttaaagggctgacttggttctccatgaaatttttatcagttatctgctgttacatttaattcatttcatttaatggccattacgaccagcatgaaattcaggggagcaataattttggtcatttttcggaaaaatctTTCTATAGTGCATGGTTCTTAGATTTAACGCTTcatctcattttgtttattacgacacttgtcaaaaattaaaataaaaattcaataatagtttattattaagtattgacatgattttcttaactataaaaagtataattattaattaactaagctaagcattacatctttgatattgtttatgaacaatctccttgataacaatatttaactatctaaaccacactcttgttattatgtttaattatgtttaaagattgaaaacatcaagtacaaatgtactaactatatttcttagttccccggcagctaaatattttcctcacgccggccaaatcctaatagcctcttgtagaacaataccgtaatcaagtcgtttaatttaacaacttgagtacggtattgttctataagaggctcttaggatttggccggcgtgaggaagttttttgaaacaaatagaaTCACAAACCCCAGTCAAACTTATCAACTTCCggctcaaaatgttatgactcatgtatatttaataaaatgatacctGGGAGTTGTTGATCTGTGGATGTCGAAAATCagcttaaaggggctatactccgtatgataaaatagcgaaaaaaaaaggaaaatttcgaaaactgacataaacttggcatcgatatgtacaatgcattgaaacttactaactgaagaacccggtctccgacacagttttttttacattttggtactttttttacaattatgataaagcGTAACACAGtccattagataattgtcctgagattcgttacagaagaaaacttttttggtgcgaatctggtgtacagtccctttaagggttcattgtactttgcgctcattataaatagataaatgaagggtcttcgcattgatacaaaaagctTAGTTCCTTCATTCACAGGAACATATAGTTGATTAACGCAAGATTAGCAGCATCAGTAGAAGTTATATGATAGTTATGAGAAGGAATagtagtagctgttgttgtagaagtggcaacaacaacaacaactattcAGCAGGAGCGGCAGTAGTTTTAggggtatcatcatcatcatcatcatcatcatcatcattatcatcatcatcggtggtggtggtggtggttgtggtggtgctgACGGTGGTGTTGTGGCGGTGGTGTTGACATTGGcaatagcagaagcagtagtggTAGTATCAACAACAATAGCTGCAGTATTACCACCTGTATTACTAAGACTTAAGAGCACACGTATTAAATGACCAACGTAGTCGGTTCTGTTCGGTGGGGTTAAATACCTATTTACAGTAACGATCGTTCTGAGTCATGTAATTatttggggtgggggtgggtcaatattttacagaaaaggtGTCACTCAAGGACAGCGACCATTGTCGTGAGTTTATGTCggtcaaaatatgttctttcacaggtcacggt is from Mya arenaria isolate MELC-2E11 chromosome 9, ASM2691426v1 and encodes:
- the LOC128245752 gene encoding uncharacterized protein LOC128245752; translation: MSQCWGYMSRLFGLHVTVIWLHVMVVGMHVTVVGLHGTVVGLHGKVIGLQVTVIGLQVTVVELHVTVIGLHVTVIGLHVTTMVTPLSNKFLGWGELENSIMYCLAGLEVIIVFGLVTWLSRRVQDRSLILCGTIVLTVANSWMIYVIPVAGECSYYTNLWRFIIGIIFDMLALPMLVSGSISLYSKITRVETQGLSMGLRRSVVGMATILGPLWAGSAITRPYIMFGVMLALLALSLFMLVLSFSKLVPSSEQPVNKAGLVTTTDSDEDITQPLIT